A genomic segment from Nitrospira sp. encodes:
- a CDS encoding Sulfatase modifying factor 1 precursor (C-alpha-formyglycine- generating enzyme 1), whose amino-acid sequence MLVRSVLAVVVALIGVCGVGSQGFATERAALPKELTGKDGIPLVLIPAGPYPMGVPQGDRDGGRDEYPRHVIDIDDFYIDKYEVTNGRYLEFVKATNHRVPQNPKNPTRNLWDGVGIPESLADRPVVNVDWADADAYCKWAGRRLPREAEWEKAAKGDNDWRFPWGNVEPTDKHLNFNQKWIGEKTLMPVGSYEKGKSPYGVYDMAGNVWEWVNDWYDAKYYEKSPAKNPPGPESGTKRVIRGAGWQNETPTVRIFTRVDSDPTIRNESTGFRCAMDAK is encoded by the coding sequence ATGTTGGTACGATCCGTCTTGGCAGTAGTGGTGGCCCTCATCGGAGTGTGCGGCGTGGGGTCGCAAGGCTTCGCAACAGAGCGTGCTGCGCTCCCCAAAGAACTCACGGGGAAGGACGGTATCCCGCTGGTGCTGATCCCGGCCGGTCCCTATCCCATGGGAGTCCCGCAGGGAGACCGCGACGGCGGCCGCGACGAGTATCCTCGCCACGTCATCGACATCGACGATTTTTATATCGACAAGTACGAAGTCACCAACGGCCGATACCTGGAATTCGTGAAGGCCACGAACCATCGTGTCCCGCAGAATCCAAAAAATCCGACCCGCAATCTCTGGGACGGAGTCGGCATTCCGGAATCCCTCGCCGACCGCCCGGTGGTCAACGTCGATTGGGCCGATGCCGACGCCTATTGCAAATGGGCCGGCAGGCGGTTGCCGCGAGAGGCCGAATGGGAAAAGGCCGCCAAGGGCGACAACGACTGGCGCTTCCCCTGGGGGAACGTGGAACCCACGGACAAACACCTCAACTTCAACCAGAAATGGATCGGCGAGAAGACCCTCATGCCGGTAGGCAGCTACGAAAAAGGAAAGAGTCCCTACGGCGTCTACGACATGGCGGGAAACGTCTGGGAATGGGTCAACGATTGGTACGACGCGAAATACTATGAGAAGAGCCCCGCCAAGAATCCTCCCGGACCGGAGAGCGGTACCAAGCGAGTGATCCGAGGAGCCGGCTGGCAGAACGAGACCCCGACGGTGCGTATCTTTACCCGCGTTGACAGCGATCCGACCATTCGCAATGAATCGACCGGGTTTCGATGCGCGATGGACGCCAAGTAA
- a CDS encoding MBL-fold metallo-hydrolase superfamily, translated as MSVWDKLSHDQYIGLAPWVWVQLESNQPPGPFPFIGGVAPEVVASLQEAHSLFLACVETAISDVFSRRAALGDLRTRRLLEDAYAELVDSRPQLNQHITARRQPDGQFCWSHPFDATKSATVVNTGLRIFNSVKRQAIPVSFDRPMGPVVGKLLGMLDGTQQAGAVRTIVATAGRDGERLLTKVMELLVQYECLVSTKQSSIREQWLLNTRDRDTIHLGHAALMYRQRETFLLFDPWLLPWFAESNVPSLWVSMLPKPAAIFLTHDHDDHVDPRTLLHVPKDVAIVIPSRRNRKKYFYDYIPLLRELGFSNIIELAHGETWAFDGGAVVSVPFFGEDPCDLEMPRNCYLVTDRGQNVLVHADSGPTNGGRSAIKDGVIQQLVQKYGPISLLLASQQQLQEIRSYAAHAPLSHPGLWLDVGENGYLTNSYLDELCAAARARLFVSYATGGADWYPDHLSFMFSRRNPARTALLTANWEPPEKLKDLLGPRGCGYHRTQALDFFRSVGDGSVQVSSAAEALAPLLLYRLDHGDPPFMKRSGHS; from the coding sequence ATGAGTGTGTGGGACAAACTTTCGCACGATCAGTATATCGGTTTGGCCCCCTGGGTCTGGGTGCAGCTGGAAAGCAACCAGCCGCCTGGTCCGTTTCCGTTCATCGGCGGGGTCGCGCCGGAGGTCGTGGCGAGTCTGCAGGAAGCCCATAGCCTGTTTCTCGCCTGTGTGGAGACGGCGATCAGCGATGTCTTCTCCCGCCGGGCGGCGCTCGGTGATCTGCGCACCAGGCGGCTGTTGGAGGATGCCTATGCCGAGCTGGTCGATTCCCGCCCGCAGTTGAACCAACACATCACGGCCAGGCGTCAACCGGATGGACAGTTCTGTTGGTCGCATCCGTTCGATGCGACCAAATCGGCGACCGTGGTCAATACCGGGCTTCGTATCTTCAATTCCGTGAAGCGCCAGGCGATTCCCGTATCCTTCGATCGGCCGATGGGGCCGGTCGTGGGAAAATTACTGGGCATGTTGGACGGCACGCAGCAGGCCGGGGCCGTTCGAACCATCGTGGCGACGGCCGGTCGGGACGGGGAGCGTCTGTTGACCAAGGTGATGGAACTGCTCGTCCAATACGAATGTCTCGTTTCGACGAAGCAATCGTCGATCAGGGAACAGTGGCTCCTGAATACCAGGGACCGGGATACGATCCATCTCGGCCATGCCGCGCTCATGTATCGGCAACGCGAGACCTTCCTGCTGTTCGATCCTTGGCTCCTGCCCTGGTTTGCGGAATCGAATGTGCCGAGCCTCTGGGTTTCCATGCTGCCGAAACCGGCGGCGATCTTCCTGACGCATGACCACGACGACCACGTCGATCCCAGGACGTTGCTGCATGTGCCGAAAGATGTGGCGATCGTCATTCCCAGTCGCCGAAACCGCAAGAAGTACTTCTACGACTATATTCCGTTGCTCAGGGAATTGGGGTTTTCCAACATCATCGAGTTGGCCCATGGTGAGACCTGGGCGTTCGACGGCGGCGCCGTGGTTTCGGTCCCCTTTTTCGGCGAAGACCCCTGCGATTTGGAGATGCCCAGAAACTGCTATCTCGTGACCGATCGTGGACAGAACGTGCTGGTCCATGCCGACAGCGGACCGACCAACGGCGGACGGTCGGCCATCAAGGACGGCGTGATTCAGCAGCTGGTTCAGAAGTACGGCCCCATTTCGCTCCTGTTGGCGTCACAACAGCAGTTGCAGGAAATCCGCAGTTATGCCGCCCATGCACCCCTGTCCCATCCGGGGCTCTGGCTCGACGTGGGAGAAAACGGCTACCTCACCAACAGTTATTTGGATGAGCTCTGTGCCGCAGCCAGGGCGCGGCTGTTTGTGTCCTATGCCACCGGCGGCGCCGACTGGTATCCCGATCATCTGTCGTTCATGTTCAGCCGGCGCAATCCGGCCCGCACGGCACTGCTCACCGCCAATTGGGAACCGCCGGAAAAACTGAAAGACCTTCTCGGACCAAGAGGATGCGGCTATCATCGCACCCAGGCGTTGGATTTCTTTCGAAGCGTCGGCGACGGATCGGTACAGGTCTCTTCTGCGGCCGAAGCCCTGGCTCCCTTGCTGCTCTACCGGCTCGACCACGGAGATCCGCCCTTTATGAAGCGGAGCGGGCATTCGTGA
- a CDS encoding L-threonine 3-dehydrogenase, giving the protein MHALVKTSARPGLTYTDRPDPTPGPSDAVIRVKATSLCGTDAHIYNWDAWAHSRIHPPRTIGHEMCGEVVAVGTDVTLVRVGDYVAAESHLTCGACFQCRTGQAHVCKNYRILGIDLDGSFADFVVLPETVLWKTSPDIPPELASVQEPLGNAVDAALVEDLTGHTVLITGCGPTGLFAAAVARTAGAATIIATDISDYRLGLAKQVGVDHALNAKTDGPDAIAAAIQDITGGEGVDASLEMSGHPTALHHAFHSVKNGGRVTLFGIPTGPVTCDLANEVIFKGIRVHGITGRRLFSTWYRLAGLFKAGLNIRPVITHTFQLKDFARGFELIQSGQCGKVVLFP; this is encoded by the coding sequence ATGCATGCACTCGTCAAAACTTCCGCCCGGCCCGGCTTGACCTACACCGACCGCCCCGATCCCACGCCTGGTCCCTCCGACGCGGTCATCCGGGTCAAGGCCACTTCGCTCTGTGGAACCGATGCCCACATTTACAATTGGGATGCCTGGGCCCACAGCCGCATTCACCCTCCCAGAACGATCGGCCATGAAATGTGCGGGGAGGTCGTCGCCGTCGGGACGGATGTCACACTGGTGCGGGTGGGAGACTATGTCGCGGCCGAATCACACCTGACCTGCGGCGCCTGCTTTCAATGTCGCACCGGCCAGGCCCACGTCTGCAAGAACTATCGGATTCTCGGGATCGATCTGGACGGGTCGTTCGCCGACTTTGTCGTCCTCCCCGAAACGGTGCTCTGGAAAACCTCGCCGGACATTCCGCCTGAATTGGCCTCCGTGCAAGAACCCTTGGGCAATGCCGTCGATGCGGCCTTGGTGGAAGACCTGACCGGCCACACCGTCCTGATCACGGGCTGCGGCCCGACCGGTCTCTTCGCCGCCGCCGTGGCCCGCACCGCCGGAGCCGCCACGATCATCGCCACCGACATCAGCGACTACCGTCTCGGCTTGGCGAAACAGGTGGGGGTCGACCATGCGCTGAACGCGAAGACGGACGGGCCGGACGCCATCGCCGCCGCTATCCAGGACATCACGGGGGGCGAAGGTGTCGATGCCTCGTTAGAGATGTCCGGGCACCCCACAGCGCTGCACCATGCCTTCCACTCCGTCAAAAACGGAGGCCGTGTCACCCTGTTCGGCATTCCCACGGGACCGGTCACCTGCGACCTCGCCAACGAAGTCATCTTCAAGGGCATTCGTGTCCACGGCATCACGGGCCGCCGTCTGTTCAGCACCTGGTATCGCCTGGCCGGTCTGTTCAAGGCGGGCCTCAACATCCGCCCGGTCATCACCCATACCTTTCAGTTGAAAGACTTCGCCCGGGGATTTGAATTGATCCAATCCGGTCAATGCGGCAAAGTAGTCTTGTTTCCGTGA
- a CDS encoding NAD-dependent epimerase/dehydratase encodes MGPSKECVLVTGAAGFIGFHLTKRLLDRGDRVIGLDNLNDYYDVRLKEARLAELLPHRQFQFIKLDLSDRTGVTALFERQPISRVVHLAAQAGVRYSLVNPHAYTTSNVDGFLNILEGCRHHTTEHLVYASTSSVYGGHTHMPFSVHDNVDHPVSLYAATKKANELMAHCYAHLYRFPITGLRFFTVYGPWGRPDMALFLFTKAILEGAPIDVFNHGKMQRDFTYVDDIVEGVMRVLDRPAQPDPQWSSDKPDPGGSSAPYRLYNIGNHQPVELLRFIEVLEQTLGKKAEKNFLPLQAGDVPATYADVADLMRDTGFKPATPIETGIARFVEWYRSYYKV; translated from the coding sequence ATGGGGCCTTCGAAGGAATGCGTGCTCGTCACCGGTGCGGCCGGGTTTATCGGGTTTCATTTGACCAAGCGGTTGCTCGATCGCGGTGACCGGGTCATCGGGCTCGACAACCTCAACGACTACTACGACGTTCGCCTCAAAGAGGCGCGGTTGGCAGAGCTCCTGCCGCACCGACAGTTCCAGTTCATCAAGCTGGACCTGTCCGATCGGACTGGGGTGACGGCTCTCTTTGAACGACAGCCCATCAGCCGGGTCGTACACTTGGCGGCGCAGGCCGGTGTCCGCTATTCATTGGTCAACCCCCATGCCTATACCACCAGTAATGTAGACGGGTTTCTCAACATTCTCGAAGGCTGTCGGCATCACACGACCGAGCATCTGGTCTATGCCTCCACTAGTTCGGTGTACGGCGGCCACACGCACATGCCCTTCTCGGTGCATGACAATGTCGATCACCCTGTCTCGCTCTACGCCGCCACGAAGAAGGCGAACGAGCTGATGGCGCATTGTTATGCGCACCTCTATCGATTCCCGATCACGGGGCTTCGCTTTTTTACCGTGTACGGGCCCTGGGGCCGTCCCGACATGGCGCTGTTCCTGTTCACGAAAGCGATTCTGGAAGGGGCGCCGATCGATGTTTTCAATCACGGCAAGATGCAACGCGACTTTACCTATGTCGATGATATCGTCGAAGGGGTGATGCGGGTGCTGGATCGTCCTGCGCAGCCGGATCCGCAATGGTCGAGTGATAAGCCCGATCCAGGAGGCAGCTCAGCTCCCTATCGGCTCTACAACATCGGCAATCACCAGCCGGTGGAGTTGCTGCGATTCATCGAGGTGCTCGAGCAGACTCTCGGCAAGAAGGCCGAAAAAAACTTTCTGCCGCTCCAAGCCGGAGATGTGCCGGCGACCTATGCGGATGTGGCGGACCTGATGCGCGACACCGGCTTTAAGCCCGCGACGCCGATCGAAACCGGCATCGCCCGCTTCGTCGAGTGGTATCGAAGCTATTACAAAGTCTGA
- a CDS encoding HAD-superfamily hydrolase, subfamily IA, variant 3, whose amino-acid sequence MRTGSNSAKQEAALRAIIFDFNGVIADDETPHVRCFQQALAEQGLALTTEEYYGTYLGMDERTCTAALLEKRNGACDAALHAEIIERKAALFRDHTARHPPTLFPGVVDFVRRAAKRYRLAVASGGRREQILAVLKNSPIEQAFEVIVSADECAVGKPDPAIYEVTLRRLNARMPRPPLLRAGECLVIEDSRAGILAGLKAGMRVLALTTTYQAPKLSEAHLVLPTLNGVEPADLACQLF is encoded by the coding sequence GTGCGCACAGGCTCGAACAGCGCCAAACAGGAGGCCGCTCTGCGCGCGATCATTTTCGACTTCAACGGCGTCATCGCCGACGATGAAACGCCGCATGTGCGGTGCTTTCAGCAAGCATTGGCGGAGCAGGGCCTCGCTTTGACCACGGAGGAGTACTACGGCACCTATCTCGGCATGGACGAACGGACTTGTACCGCCGCTCTATTGGAAAAGCGGAACGGAGCCTGCGACGCCGCCCTGCATGCCGAGATCATCGAACGGAAGGCCGCCCTCTTCCGTGACCATACCGCACGACATCCTCCGACATTGTTTCCGGGCGTGGTGGACTTCGTTCGCCGAGCGGCGAAACGGTATCGGCTGGCGGTTGCCTCCGGCGGTAGGCGCGAGCAAATCCTCGCTGTGCTGAAGAACAGTCCCATCGAACAGGCGTTCGAGGTGATCGTCTCCGCCGACGAGTGCGCCGTCGGCAAACCGGACCCTGCGATCTATGAGGTGACGCTTCGACGATTGAACGCGCGCATGCCTAGGCCGCCGCTGCTCCGAGCCGGTGAATGTTTGGTGATCGAGGATTCCCGCGCCGGGATTCTGGCGGGCCTGAAGGCAGGCATGCGCGTTCTCGCGCTCACAACCACCTATCAGGCGCCAAAGCTGAGCGAGGCGCACCTCGTCCTTCCGACCTTGAACGGAGTCGAACCCGCCGACCTCGCATGCCAACTATTTTAA
- a CDS encoding Putative uroporphyrinogen-III synthase, related to YjjA (in BS) has translation MATVGFQGLTVAAFESRMAAEMTRLIERHGGTPLVAPALREIPLEDNSAALRFGERLLAEGIDVLVLMTGVGTATLFEILHRRHSREAITSALTGVALIARGPKPVAALKALGLQPTLTVPEPNTWIDVVSTLDQYRPVKGLRVAVQEYGLSNPDLLAALKQRGADVFPVPVYRWALPEDIAPLKRVLNEILTGQVQVILITNAAQIDHVVQVLEHEGTTAQFKAACKRMVVASIGPTAGERLRHHGIPVDLEPSHGKMGILVKETSEQVHSILKQRNTPV, from the coding sequence ATGGCCACGGTAGGGTTTCAGGGCTTGACTGTCGCCGCGTTTGAATCGCGCATGGCGGCAGAAATGACACGACTGATCGAGCGTCACGGTGGGACGCCGTTGGTGGCGCCGGCCCTGCGCGAAATCCCGCTGGAGGATAATTCAGCGGCCCTCCGGTTCGGTGAGCGGCTGCTGGCGGAAGGCATCGACGTGCTCGTTCTCATGACGGGCGTCGGCACCGCCACGCTGTTTGAAATCCTGCACCGTCGCCATTCACGAGAAGCTATCACGAGCGCACTGACAGGCGTGGCGCTCATCGCGCGTGGCCCCAAACCGGTCGCGGCGCTGAAAGCGCTTGGGCTTCAGCCGACCTTGACGGTGCCCGAACCCAACACGTGGATCGATGTCGTTTCGACCCTGGATCAGTACCGCCCCGTGAAAGGCCTGCGAGTGGCGGTGCAGGAATACGGCCTGTCGAACCCTGACTTGCTGGCGGCGTTGAAGCAGCGCGGGGCCGATGTCTTTCCAGTGCCGGTCTACCGCTGGGCGCTCCCGGAAGATATCGCCCCTTTGAAACGAGTCCTCAATGAGATCCTGACAGGGCAGGTTCAGGTGATCCTGATCACCAACGCGGCCCAGATCGATCATGTGGTGCAGGTCTTGGAGCACGAAGGCACAACGGCGCAGTTCAAAGCAGCATGCAAGAGGATGGTCGTCGCATCAATCGGTCCCACCGCCGGCGAACGGCTCCGCCACCACGGCATACCGGTCGATCTCGAACCTTCGCACGGCAAGATGGGCATTCTGGTCAAAGAAACGAGCGAGCAGGTTCACTCCATCTTGAAGCAGCGAAATACTCCCGTCTAA
- a CDS encoding YceI, which produces MTNRTGRAWVMLCVGASVLIGATVGQAEMARYDVDLEHSIVEFKVAHMVISKTTGHFKDYTGFIEMDPDAGTVKGIEAVIKTASVTTNHEKRDTHLRTPDFFDVEKYPTMTYRMKSYKKNGEGYSAVGDLTLHGVTKEITLVGNFNGVTKDPWGNTRAGFTAEGKVNRKDFGMVWNKALDSGGLVVGDEVFIKLDIECIKAKS; this is translated from the coding sequence ATGACGAATCGAACGGGTCGTGCGTGGGTCATGTTGTGCGTGGGCGCGAGTGTGTTGATCGGTGCGACGGTGGGGCAGGCCGAAATGGCACGCTACGATGTGGATCTGGAGCATTCGATCGTGGAGTTCAAGGTCGCCCATATGGTGATCTCCAAAACGACCGGGCATTTCAAGGACTATACCGGGTTCATCGAGATGGATCCTGATGCCGGCACCGTCAAGGGCATCGAAGCCGTGATCAAGACGGCCTCGGTGACCACCAACCATGAAAAGCGCGACACCCATCTGCGCACGCCCGATTTCTTCGATGTCGAAAAGTATCCGACCATGACCTACAGGATGAAAAGTTACAAAAAGAACGGTGAGGGGTACAGCGCGGTGGGCGATCTGACGCTGCACGGCGTGACGAAAGAGATCACCCTGGTCGGTAATTTCAACGGCGTGACCAAGGATCCCTGGGGCAATACCCGCGCGGGCTTTACGGCCGAGGGCAAGGTGAACCGGAAGGATTTCGGCATGGTGTGGAACAAAGCGCTCGACAGCGGCGGGCTTGTCGTGGGGGACGAGGTGTTCATCAAGCTGGATATCGAGTGCATCAAGGCGAAGTCGTAA
- a CDS encoding 2-amino-3-ketobutyrate coenzyme A ligase, whose amino-acid sequence MAYHSLKNAAEQQLAGIRASGLYKTERQILSPQSVEIRVAQGEVINLCANNYLGLANHPDVKQAAADGLKDYGYGMASVRFICGTQQLHGQLEQTISTFLGTDDTILYGSCFDANGGLFEPLLDERDSIISDALNHASLIDGIRLCKATRLRYAHADMAELEARLVESASSRARMIVTDGVFSMDGDLAKLDRIVELADRYDAAVVVDDSHATGVLGKGGRGTPDHFGVADRVDLITSTLGKALGGAAGGFTTGRKELIELLRQRSRPYLFSNSLPPVIAAAALKAVKLVAQGDNLRAALKENAAFLRSRLTALGFTLVPGDHPIIPVMLGEARLAAHMADRLLQEGIYVVGFSYPVVPKGRARIRLQPSAAHSRTQLERAVAAFTKVGRELKVIS is encoded by the coding sequence ATGGCCTATCACTCCCTCAAGAACGCCGCCGAACAACAACTCGCCGGCATCCGCGCATCCGGCCTCTACAAAACCGAGCGGCAGATCCTGAGTCCGCAGAGTGTCGAGATCCGCGTGGCGCAGGGAGAGGTCATCAACCTCTGCGCGAATAATTATCTCGGACTGGCGAACCATCCGGATGTGAAACAGGCAGCCGCCGACGGCCTCAAGGACTATGGCTACGGCATGGCCTCCGTCCGGTTCATTTGCGGAACCCAGCAACTGCACGGGCAACTCGAACAGACCATCAGTACCTTCCTCGGCACGGACGACACGATTCTCTACGGCTCCTGTTTCGATGCGAACGGCGGGCTGTTCGAACCCCTTCTCGACGAGCGGGACAGCATCATCAGCGATGCCTTGAACCATGCGAGCCTGATCGACGGCATCCGCCTCTGCAAAGCCACCCGCCTGCGGTACGCTCACGCGGACATGGCAGAGTTGGAGGCACGGCTGGTCGAATCGGCATCGAGTCGGGCGCGGATGATCGTGACCGACGGGGTCTTTTCGATGGACGGCGATCTCGCCAAGCTTGATCGCATTGTGGAGTTGGCCGACCGATACGACGCGGCGGTGGTCGTGGACGACAGTCATGCCACGGGAGTCTTGGGGAAGGGCGGGCGTGGGACTCCCGACCATTTCGGTGTCGCCGACAGGGTGGACCTCATCACCAGTACCTTGGGCAAGGCGCTAGGAGGCGCAGCCGGCGGATTTACCACCGGCCGAAAGGAACTCATCGAACTGTTGCGGCAGCGATCACGGCCCTATCTCTTTTCCAACAGCCTGCCACCGGTGATCGCCGCAGCGGCCCTGAAGGCTGTGAAGCTCGTAGCCCAGGGCGACAACCTGCGCGCCGCCCTCAAGGAGAACGCCGCGTTTCTCCGCAGCCGACTCACGGCGCTCGGCTTCACCCTCGTCCCAGGCGACCATCCGATCATTCCCGTGATGCTCGGCGAAGCTCGCCTCGCCGCCCACATGGCGGATCGCCTGCTGCAAGAAGGGATCTATGTGGTGGGGTTCAGTTACCCGGTGGTGCCGAAAGGGCGGGCGCGCATCCGCCTGCAGCCGTCCGCCGCCCACAGCCGCACGCAGCTTGAACGGGCCGTCGCCGCCTTCACAAAGGTGGGGCGGGAACTCAAAGTCATCTCGTAG
- a CDS encoding Sulfatase modifying factor 1 precursor (C-alpha-formyglycine- generating enzyme 1) translates to MQKAGMTAWTMVVSLLGLSGVVSALDVADVTREWTPEGKKLAAERIKLPAHDEMIRIPAGEFLMGSDKKIDKNAYLAEFPQHKVYLDAYEIDKYEVTTVQFLKFVLASNRDPLIDWQYDGGNFQETMVGHPVMHVSWFDAEAYCKWAGKRLPTEAEWEKAARGTDGRIYPWGNQMAGLSRANFGRTGLSGPVRDRPERLLLYPPIISVDKYDNAAGPYGAFQMAGNVAEWVADWFDPKYYAVAPDKNPKGPETGTQRSFRGGGWIDSTPSVRAAQRNGTDPNTKMNWMGFRCARDAKEGAAAPVSDVK, encoded by the coding sequence GTGCAAAAGGCGGGGATGACTGCGTGGACCATGGTAGTGAGCCTATTGGGGCTGAGCGGGGTCGTGTCAGCGCTGGATGTGGCCGACGTGACCAGGGAATGGACTCCGGAGGGAAAGAAGCTCGCGGCAGAACGGATCAAGCTGCCCGCCCATGACGAGATGATCCGCATTCCGGCCGGTGAGTTTCTCATGGGGAGCGACAAAAAGATCGATAAGAACGCCTATCTGGCCGAGTTCCCACAACACAAGGTCTATCTGGATGCCTACGAGATCGACAAATACGAAGTGACCACCGTGCAGTTCTTGAAATTCGTGTTGGCCTCGAATCGCGATCCCTTGATCGACTGGCAGTACGATGGCGGAAATTTTCAGGAGACGATGGTCGGTCACCCCGTCATGCATGTGTCCTGGTTCGACGCGGAGGCCTATTGCAAATGGGCGGGCAAACGGCTCCCGACCGAGGCTGAATGGGAGAAGGCCGCGCGCGGTACCGATGGCCGCATCTACCCCTGGGGCAACCAGATGGCGGGTCTCTCTCGCGCCAACTTCGGCCGGACCGGCCTGTCCGGTCCGGTGCGGGACCGCCCGGAGCGGTTGTTGCTGTATCCGCCGATCATCTCCGTCGATAAGTACGACAATGCCGCCGGCCCCTACGGCGCGTTTCAGATGGCCGGCAATGTCGCCGAGTGGGTGGCGGATTGGTTCGATCCGAAATATTATGCGGTCGCGCCGGACAAAAACCCCAAGGGGCCGGAGACCGGCACCCAGCGGAGCTTTCGAGGCGGCGGCTGGATCGACAGCACCCCCAGCGTCCGCGCGGCGCAGCGCAACGGGACGGACCCGAACACCAAGATGAATTGGATGGGGTTCCGTTGTGCGCGAGATGCGAAGGAAGGGGCGGCCGCCCCGGTGTCCGATGTCAAGTGA
- a CDS encoding Glyoxalase/bleomycin resistance protein/dioxygenase, with protein MPTHRGLRHLALRVTDLARSRAFYERFLAMKVVWEPDSDNVYLSSGSDNLALHQIARVDLPQYQPPRGQLLDHFGVILQSPEQVDELFRDVEQDAKQYGATIAKPPKQHRDGSYSFYFTDPDGNVIQALYEPTISQLEFHREG; from the coding sequence GTGCCGACCCATCGAGGCTTGCGACACCTGGCCCTGCGCGTGACGGACCTGGCACGGTCGCGCGCCTTCTACGAACGCTTCCTGGCGATGAAGGTGGTGTGGGAACCGGATTCCGACAATGTCTACCTCAGTTCCGGCAGCGACAACCTGGCCCTGCATCAGATCGCGCGCGTCGACCTTCCTCAGTACCAGCCGCCGCGGGGACAGTTGCTCGACCATTTCGGCGTGATTCTCCAGAGTCCGGAGCAGGTGGACGAACTGTTTCGCGATGTGGAGCAAGACGCGAAACAGTATGGAGCCACGATCGCCAAGCCTCCGAAACAACATCGCGACGGCAGCTACTCCTTCTATTTTACCGATCCGGACGGGAACGTGATCCAAGCGCTCTATGAGCCGACCATCAGTCAACTTGAGTTTCATCGCGAGGGGTAA